TTCAGCCTTAGGTGCTTCCTTAGTTTCACTTTTTGTATCAACCTTAGATGTTTCTGTCTTAACTTCATTAGTCTTAGGAGCAACTTCCTTAACTTCAGGCTTGTCCTCTTTAATTCTTGCTTTGATTATAGCTGGCTTAGCATTGATTCCGAGAAATCCTGCTGAACCGCTTGAAACTACTTCATACTCTAATCTGTCGCTTGTAACCATAAGCTGTTCACAAGCTTCTGTAATAGCATCATCTACATTCTTAGCTGTAAATTCCCTAAAGTCCATTACAATCTCCCCTATCATTCTTTTGTATAGTTTTCGTTATAATCTTTAACCATATTTGCCTTGGCTAAAAGAGAATCCTTACGAATGTTGTTCTTCTCGTATATTTCTCTGGATCTGGCTACCTTCTTCTCTACATCTTCAGTAGTAACAGTCTCTTTTCTTGCAACTGAAGAAAGATTTCTTGTAGACATATTGGCATACATATTCATATTAGGAGATGATTTCATCTTCTCCATCTTCTTTTTGTATTTCTCAGTATTCTTGGCAATCTCTGCGTCTATATCAGTCTTATCAATGTGTCTATTAATAACAATCTGCTGAATAGATCTGATCACAGCACCGGCAATCCAGTAAACACCCATACCTGCAGGAAGACTCAAACAGAAGAATGCTGACATAAGAGGCATCATAATGTTCATAGTCTTCATAGACTGCTGCATCTGAGCAGCTGGATCATTAGGATCAAGCTTGGCATTAGGATCAGTATTCTGAGGCATAAGCTTAGTGTTAACCCACTGAGTAAATGCTGCAAGAACAGGAACCATAACACCGCCAAAGAATAAAAGGAAATTCTTATTGGCAAATGCAGTCTGAATCATATACATTGGACTATCAGCTATATTAAGTCCAAGGAATGAGTTAAATGTATTCAGAGCACTATGAGTCTTATCTATAGAAGAAGAAAGATTTGTGAAGTGCTCAGAAATACTAGCCCAATCTGCTGTTGATGTCTTATTGAGGATATCAATATATGTATTCTCAACAAATTCTACATTTCCTGAAGTGAACTGTTCATTTGAAAATCTACTTGTAAACTGAGAAGCGCTCTTAAGTGTCTGAAAGAAATCAGCAGCCCCATCAGCTGTACGAAGTTCCTCTACAAGAGGATAAAAAGCATTTCTTACGATTGTAACGTATGCAGGAATATTACTAATTACTCTGTAAAGAGCAAACAGAATAGGCATCTGAATGATAAGCTGAAGACAGCTACCAGTCTGTGAAACGCCATATTTAGCATAAAGCTCTTTAGTTTCTGCCTGCATAGCAAGCATTGAATCATTATCTTTTTTACCTTTATACTTATCCTGAATAGCCTTGAGTTCAGGGCTCATCTTAGCCTGAAGTTTAGAAAACTTCTGCTGTTTGTAAGTTAAAGGAAGAAGACACAGATAAATAACAATTGTAAAAATTATAATTGCAAGACCTATATTAGGAATTCCAATAGTGTTGAGAACATTGAAAATTCCATTCATA
The sequence above is a segment of the Butyrivibrio proteoclasticus B316 genome. Coding sequences within it:
- a CDS encoding YidC/Oxa1 family membrane protein insertase translates to MIGVLLTKDTGKIVGPVAWLLGHVMNGIFNVLNTIGIPNIGLAIIIFTIVIYLCLLPLTYKQQKFSKLQAKMSPELKAIQDKYKGKKDNDSMLAMQAETKELYAKYGVSQTGSCLQLIIQMPILFALYRVISNIPAYVTIVRNAFYPLVEELRTADGAADFFQTLKSASQFTSRFSNEQFTSGNVEFVENTYIDILNKTSTADWASISEHFTNLSSSIDKTHSALNTFNSFLGLNIADSPMYMIQTAFANKNFLLFFGGVMVPVLAAFTQWVNTKLMPQNTDPNAKLDPNDPAAQMQQSMKTMNIMMPLMSAFFCLSLPAGMGVYWIAGAVIRSIQQIVINRHIDKTDIDAEIAKNTEKYKKKMEKMKSSPNMNMYANMSTRNLSSVARKETVTTEDVEKKVARSREIYEKNNIRKDSLLAKANMVKDYNENYTKE